The nucleotide sequence TTCCCGCTATGATACCTGGCATCAAGATGCATATTACGATTGGGTTAAATACTTTAATGACAACAAAGCTATCGACCGAGTTTGTGTACAAGGTCATTTCCAAGGGCCAATGCCAATAAGCGAAATAAAGCAGCGCCTAGACCGTTTTGCTGAATTTGGTTTGCCAATTGTTCTAACTGAATTTGACTTCTTTGAGATCGATGAAGAACTAAAAGCGCAATTTACCAAAGATTTGATCACCATGTTTTTTGCTCACCCAAGTACCGATGGATTTATTCATTGGAACTTAAGCGATTTATACGGTGACAATGGTGAATTAAACTTAAGTGGACAAGTATACGACAAGTTGATCCATCAAACTTGGCATACCAAAGCGTCATTGAAAACCAATAATAAAGGACAACTTTCATTTAACGGTTTTAAAGGTAAATATAACCTAAAAATCAAAATGGCTAACGGTAAAACCATTAATCAACTAGTTGAATTAACAGACTCTGATTTAGTAAACGTAAAATTAAACTAAAATTAAGTAAATTAAAGTAGATTAATTGTTGTGAAAGAGGCGAAGTATTATTGTTAATGCTTCGCTTTTTATTAACTAAAAGTAAAAGGTTTGATATGGGCATTAGAACTAACATTATATTCAGCGTGTTTTGGTTACTTATTAGTTGTTTGTTAACGGCTACAAATAGTGTCTACGCTAGTGCAGCTCCTGGCTCTAAAGACAACACTCAAACTAGCGCAAAGTCCATTAGTTTAGATGATACAAATCTACTGTATCGCGGTCGTGTTACAGACTCAAAAAAATTCTCACTGACCGGCTCAGGACTTTCTTTTAGTATCAGCGGCGGCAGTATATGGGCAAGTTTTACTACCAACAACAAAACACAAGCTGCGCTAAATATAGTGATTGATGGCGATGACAAAACACTAATACTTCGACCTGGCAGTCATCGTTATTTAATCGCCGATGAATTGCCTCAAGGTAGCCATAATATTAATATATTGAAGCGCAATGAGGCCGGCAAAGGCAGCGTCCAACTGACCAAATTAGAAATTAATAGTTCGCACCATCTAATGCATACTCAGAGACAGCAGCATCGTTTATTAGCCATCGGCGACTCAATAACCTGTGGCTATGGTAATGAAGCAACACATAACGATGAAGGTAACACTGTGAGTAACCAAAATGGTTACCAAACTTACTCTGCGATAGCGGCAAGAGCCTTGCAAAGTGACTTAATGATTGTTTGCTGGTCGGGCAGAGGAATATCGCGAAACAGAAGCTTAAAAAATGATGATGTAGGACTACTTCCACAGTTATATCATTACATATTACCCAATGAAGCACAGCAAAATTGGCAGCCTGCTGACTTTGTTGCCGATCATATTCTAATTAATTTAGGTACCAACGATAACGCCAATTCAAAGACGAAAGGAAAGTTGAATAAAGACTTATATTTAGACGCCTATCAAAGCTTTATTAATACGCTGCGTAACGATCATCCAGGTGCACATTTAATCTTTGCCATAGGCCCTATGAATGCGGGAGAAATTTCACATTGGTTGCCTGAACTGGTAGAAAAAAATGAAAATTCAAGCACTCTTATATTTACGCCATTCAAAGATAACAGCGAGATCGGTGGTCATTATCATCCCCATGTATCCAAGCATATCAAAATGTCGGAACAATTAAGCGAGCACATAAAAAGCCTTTAATTTAATGAATTAATTCATTGTGTCTTATTGGTTTTATTAGCTTTATTAGCTTCGGATAATGACAACAACTGGCTGACAGTGACAAATTCAAAACCTTGCTTTTGCCACAATGGTAAAAGCTCTTTTAGCGCTTCAACAGTATGCTTTCGCTCGTGCATTAAAATAATGTCACCACTTTCAATACCTGTCGACAATCGTTTTACAATGGCTTTAATATCAACATGCTTGGCTGCATCTTTGGCCATGATCTTCGCGCTTACTAGCGTCAACTCTTTGGATGTTAGTGTTTGTTTAATTGACTCATCAACTTTTAAAAATGGCGCTCGAAATAAAGTTGGCTCAATGCCTAGCAGCTTAACCTGCTGTTGAAACTTGTCTATTTCGTCATGTTGTTCAATGGCATTTAATTCTAAAAAATTTTTATGTGACCATGAGTGATTTGCAACCTCATGCCCGGCTTCAACAATTTGCAATGTTAGATGCGGACGACTCTTTACCTTTTTTCCAACATTAAAAAATGTCGCCTTGGCTTGGTATTTATCGAGTAATACCAACAATGATTCAGTGACATTTTCAATAGGACCGTCATCAAACGTTAAAGCGATATACTTTTGCTCACTAGCCTTCACTTTCACGTGACGTAACGCTTCCTGAGCAATTGCTGTAGACGGTAAACTAGCCATTAAGTAACACATTAGCGCTGAAGCAAAAGCTAGTTTGATTCTATGTGTCTTCATGGGGTAATTGTTCCACCGCCTAATTTGTATAGTTAGATAGTTGTAGATTAATCCCTGAGCTGGCATCAATCCACTCAAACATTATTTCTTCATCAACACCATCTATCGACACCGTCGCTGTATAAGTTCCTTTAAAACCATCAAAGTGTAATTCTCCACTGCGGTTGAACCAATCATGTCGCTCAGTATGCCAGTGTTTTTTGACCATATAGAGCCAAGTTTTTCCTCGTAAATTTGGACTACCATCTAATTCAACAATATGGCGCTCTTTACCATCTCCCTTATCGAAGAAGGTCCAAACCAGAATATCTGTAACATTTTCTTTGCTGAAATAAACACTCATCACTCTTTCAGTCATTAACGCCCGTTCATATTCTGTGGCAATGCCTAAATTCTCTGCGCCACCTTTCATCTCAAACTCAGTTGCTGCAATCGGTAAGTTGTATTGGTCGAAATACTCTAAACGCTTGTACATGGTTTCAGCATCAAGCAGTTCGCCATCAACAAGGGTTCCAAACCTACTTTGAAAGCCAAGCGCCTCTAGAGGACCATCATTGTCCAAAATCGATAGCATATCTGACTCAAAGACTTCCATCTTATCGGTAACATCACCCAACGCGTTATCTGAAACGACCCGATTCTCATTGAGGAATAAAATGGCATTAGGATTTTTAACATGTTGTTTAGCTAGCTTAAACCAATGCGCCTCTTCTTGATAACCCAAGTTTTCTTGTACATCAAATTTGCCACGTACCTCATTCGCCACATCCCATTCTTCAACATCCCATTTTGCTGCCCACTCCTTAATAATGGAATCGACATAAGTCTTAAGGTCAGCATTTGATAACTCACTCGGTGAACCAGCACTTATACCAAATCGTTGCGCGTCATCGGCACTAATTGTAGACTCCATATTGCCCCAACCAGGCCAAATCAAAGTGTGTCCTCGCACCGGAATATTGTAGCTTTTTAACCATGGAATTAAGCGAGCAGTGATTTCTTCGAAACCGCTACGTAGTTTGTATTTCAATCCATTTTGCAGACCGGCTTTAGTAAAGTTGAAGCCTAAATATGTTTGTCGGTAGAGATCGCTAAAATTACCTTCTGAGCCATCCCACATTTTGGCTTGGACAATACCACCAAATTTAAATTGGTGTTGCTGTAGTTCGATATGAACCTTGGCATTTTTGACAATGTCACCATTCTTATCTAATAAGGTTATCTTACCCGCCGTTTTTCGGTGCTGTGCAATGCGTTGATTAGCATCTTTGCGCCACTGTTGCTGACCACATTCAACGTCTTCAACGATCGCTTCTATACCTGTAATATTGTTACCCGATAAATCCAACGAATTAGTCGCCTCTGCGGTTGTTTTGTCGCACTGTTTTAATTGCTCGCTGCATTGAACGATAACATCAGTAACATGACTTTTATCTATCGTGGTTGTGGCATTAATTACGTTACAGTTCAGATTATCTGGTTGCGTAGAGACTGACACAAGGATGTCTTGTTGATCTAAATAGGTTGTTGAGAAACTAAAGTCACCGGCATTGTTAATTTCAATTAATTCGTCATCGTTAACGCTTAATTTGAGCGATTGTTGATATAAACCATGTACTTGGCCAGACACTGAATATAACCCATTGTCTGTTTCTTTTTCGCTGCCGCCTTCGCTTTCACCGGTTCCTTCTCCTTCTCCTTCTCCTTCTCCTTCTCCTTCGGTTTCGGTTTCGGTTTCGGTTTCGGTTTCGGTTTCGTTAGCATTCTCATCCTGTTCTTGTTCGACTTCTTGTTCTATATCCGGTTTTGAAGAACCTCCGCCACAAGCAAAAAGTGCGTTACACAATAAAATGCTAATGATTAATCGGCTCAGTATTCTCATATTTTTCATTCTATTGGCAGCCTATTTTTTTATGTTTCTATTCATATATTTCGTCTCTTTGACCAACGTCAACACTCGAGTGCACGAAGCCATAAACGTTAACCAACAAAACCAAAAAACACTACCACCAGAACTTTTTTCTTCACCTTTAAGCTCTTGCTCGGTTTGTGTCTCTTCTTCAACTGTCGTTTCTTCTTCGACTGGCGTTTCTTCTTCGACTGGCGTTTCTTCTTCGACTGGCGTTTCTTCTTCGACTGGCGATTCTTCTTCGACTGGCGATTCTTCTTCGACTGGCGATTCTTCTTCGACTGGCGATTCTTCTTCGACTGGCGATTCTTCTTCGACTGGCGATTCTTCTTCGACTGGCGATTCTTCTTCAACGGCGATCTCTTCAATCAAGGGCTCGACATCTTTAGGCTCACCTTGCAATAACTCTAACCCCTGTCCATTGTCGCGTAACAAATTATAAAGTTGCTGTTGTATTTCTCTATCAACCTCTGCATCAAATATATTGACGGTTTCATCGCTATCATTGTTTAAGTCATATAATTCGGTATAGGCTATTCCGCTGCCATTAGTGTTCCACCATTCGGTATAGCGATAATTTTGCGTTCGCAATGAATACCCCATAGCAGCATTCCGTCGATATTGGCTAACCGCGCCATTTCGAACGGTCAGTTTCTCTTGTTTGATAACAGGCAACTGACTCACACCTTGTAAATGTTCATCAATTTCAATATTGGCAATATCTAAAATCGTTGGATAAATATCGGTACTTTCAATGAGTGCATTAGTATGGTGTGCAATAGAATCCGGTACATTGATTATCAACGGAATATGATTAGCTTGCTCTAGCACTGTATGCTTACCCCACAAGCCATGATCACCTAAATGAAACCCATGATCTCCCCACAAAACAATCACAGTATTGTCTGCAAGATCTAGCTCAGTTAAGGCGGCTATGAGCAGCCCAACTTGCGCGTCAATAAAACTGGTACTGGCATAATAACCGTGGATCAAATCTCGTTGTTGGTCAGGCGTTATGTTGCCAAATTCGTAATTTTGACCAACCGCAGGGTTATAGTTTTTTATCAACTCATTACTATTACTATCGACATAGCTAGCATCACTGTCTGTTGGCAGTTGCTGAAACTCTGCTAAATCAAATTCGTTAGCGTCGTATAAGTCAAAATATGTTTTGGGTGCAAAGAATGGCAGATGTGGCTTTTTGAAGCCAACGGCTAGGAAAAATGGTTTTTCTTGTTCAGCAAACTGCTGCAACAAGGCGATTCCTTGGTTTGTAATCTTGCCATCGACAAAGCGATTTTCTTCGGCATCAATGGCTTTAACGGCCAGGTTGTCAGCAGTCTTTTTATCAACATCGCCAGAAACCTTAATATAGTCAACAGACCAAGATTGGCTGTCATAATTGTCATCAACATTTCGCGGATCAAATATTTTTCCCGCGGCAGCGGTCACATAACCTTCTGAAATTAGTTTTTGCGGTAGAGTGACAACGTTAACATTCACATTTCGAATGGTATCACTTAAATTTAAGATGCCGTTTGTTTCTGGTCGCAAACCGGTTAATAGATTCATTCTAGATGGACCGCATACCGGATATTGACTGTAGGCACGTTGAAATACAACACCATTGTCTGCTAGCGCCTCAATATTGGGGGTTATAGCGTCTGTTCTGCCATAGCTAGCAGTTAGCGGTTTCAAATCATCGATAGCAATAAAAAGAAAGTTAGGTTTATCATTGGCATTTGCAATCGACACGGGGTTGACTATCCCTAGTGAAATGACAGCACTACAAACAATGTGTTTTATATGGTTCAAATTTCTAATCTCTAATTAACTTTATTATGAGTTGCAACTCAAAATACAACCACAGGTCAAAATTGACAACGTTATCTATTTTGTCAGCATACCAGTTTTTACTGATTTGTCCACTTGTAGGCAGTCTAAAATTCAAGCGATTTTTGCAGAGATGAATTTGCTTCGGCAAAGCCACTCATTTGTCCACAAGCGAATAAAGTTACTATTTTAGTGTTCAACAGATTAATTTTTTCTTATGATACAGGTAATCTTTATAAGCCCATTTAAGTTATGACAGAACGCAAACGACCGAATGTAAACCCAGCCGAAAAGAAACAGCAATGTCATATGATTATTGCTGGTAATTTAGTTGCCAAACCTGAAATACGGTATCGAGCGAATCCTGTAGTACCAATCGCAGAGTTTGTGATTGCAAGTAATCACTCCTGGTTTGATAAAAAGACCAAGAGCTTCAAAGATTGGACCAGCTATCATAAGTGTCATTTTGAAGGGCACCATGTAGAAGAGCACTTTATCTATGCTGATAAAGGTCAGTTAGTCTTGCTACATGGTGCATTAGCGACAAGTCGTAAAACCGGTAAAGATTATGTTCAGGTAGAGTCACTTTCTTTAATCGGTAAAGGCATCCATACCGGAATAAATCAACTTGTTTGCCATGCCACATTGCATTCAGAAATTAAATTGGTTACCACCGACGGTGATAAAACTTTGGCAGAGTTTGAAGTGACAATTAATGAACCTGGTTTTGTTGAATCTGATCATCATTTTAGTGGCCAGAAAATTCATCGAATGGTGCATCTATGGGGCAAACCGGCTGAGATTTTTGCCAACAAGGCGGTTCTTGGTGAACAACTTCTAGTTGAAGGTGCATTAAATTACGTCAGTACCAATAAGTCTAAGCAATTTATCGATGCCAAGAAAGTCATCATTTGCCCAGCCAAATAACCAATTATTAAATGACTAAACAAACGCTAATTGCCAGGTAGCGCTCATGGCCAGCCGATTTCTTCGTTTTTATGATAAACATCAGAAAAGCATTAAATTTTTACTAATGTTTTTGTTGTTTAGTGTCATTTTGGCGCTGTTTTTTAATTACTCTGGACTATTCTCTTTTATAAATAAAGAATGGGTAGATCAACAGCAAATGGCGACCGAGCAAAGTGGAATTTATCACTATCTAATAGTCGTTTCTCTCGCTATGGCCGTGGGGTTGCCAAGACAAGTAGCAGCGTTTATCGGTGGTTATGCATTTGCTTTTGTCTTGGGCACTTTGCTGTCCACCTTAGCAGCGTTTTTAGGATGCTGCATCAGCTATACTGTTGCTCGGTTTATTGCTCGCCCGCTAATTATGAAAAAATACTCCGATAAAGTATCTATCATCAACAAATTCTTGCAACATCATACCTTCGAAAAAGCGTTCATTATTCGCTTGATACCCGCAGGGAACAACTTTTTGCTCAACTTGGCTGCCGGCGTGGCCAAGATAAAGCCGCTACCATTTATTGGCGGATCATATTTAGGTTACTTTCCACAAATGGCAATATTCGCATTGGCGGGCAGCGGAGTTCAAGATATGTCGATATGGCAAATTGTGGCAAGCATCGCACTAAGCCTAATCGCCGTGGCATTGAGTTATCGTTTATACGCCAAATATCAGGCAGAGCTTAAGTAATACTATACCAATCCAAAGAGCCACTTCAGCAGAGTTAAAGATAATTAAACCGCTATTTTAGCGTCAGTGCATTGCTCGCTTAATTTACCATCAACTAGCGTATATACCTTATCTACTTGGGCAATGGTTTCTTGACGATGAGCAATAATAATACGTGTCATCGACAATAATTGAATTTGTTTGGATATATACATTTCGTTGGCTTTATCAAGATGGCTAGTCGCTTCGTCCATAAACAACATTGTCGGTGATTTATACAATGCTCGTGCTAACAAAATACGTTGGATTTGACCACCGGACAAACTGGCTCCCATATCACCAACTAAAGTGTTATATCCCATCACCATTTGCCTAATATCAGCATCAATCGCGGCATGTTTCGCACATTTAGCTACTTTTTCCAAATCAGGTTGAGGGTCAAAAAAACTGATATTGTCGGCGATGCTACCTGCCAATAAAGTATCATCTTGCATTACTGAGGCAATTGTTTTTCGATAGTTTTGTAAACCAATTTGCATGATATCTTTGCCATCAAGGAGCACACGTCCCGATGTTGGCTTTAGCAAACCGAGCATTATTTTCATCAATGTTGTTTTACCGCTACCAGATAATCCAGTTATGGCAATGCAATCATTGCTTTCGACAGTTAAATTAATACCGTTAAGCAAGGGTGGAAGACCTTGTTGAAATTGAAAACATACATTGTCTAACTCTAATTTACCTAGACATTGCTCATTAGTGGCGATGCCATGAAGGTTTTCCTCAACAGGTGTTAACGTTATATCGCTAATCCGCTCTAAGTGAAGACGCATCATCTTAAACTGAATAATTTGTTCGATCACATTACTAAAGCGCTCGATTATTTGCCCTTTATAGGCGACAAAAGCCAGGACCATGCCTAAAGTTAATTGATTCGCAATCACTGCCATCGCTGCAAAATATATGAGTACAATATTCTCGATACCAAAAATAAGCCCTTTAATGAATTCAAAGCTGATCGATAAACGTCCCACTCTAATATGGGCGTTGATCACCTCACTGTAACGGTTTTGCCATAGACTTTGACGTTGCGATTCGTTGGCAAACAATTTGATTGTTTGTATGCCTCGAATACTTTCTAAAAAATTGCTTTGCTCCTTTGCCGAGCTTTCAATTGCAGTGGCAGTAGCTTGTTTAAAAGGAGTAAAAATTGCCAGCCTAAGTAGCAAATAGACCATCATTGCCACTATAACTACACAGGTGAGTTTGACCGAATAAAGAAACAACACCACAAGTACAGCAATAGACATTACACCATCCATAAATGTCTCAACCAAACCATTGGCTATTCGTTCTCGAATTTGTGCTAAAGAGCCAAACCTAGAAACAACATCACCTACATGCCTTGATTCAAAATATTGCATTGGCAATCTCAGTAAGTGGTTTACAACGTTTATTCCCATTTGCATATTTAACTGGCTAGACAGTCTCAATGTCAGCCAGCTACGCAGCGCCTTAGTAACGCTAGAAACAATGACGATAAAACCAAAACCGATCGCAAGCACCAATAATAATGATCGATCATAACTGACCACAACTTCATCGATAACCCATTGCATATAATAGGGCGATAATAAAGCCAATCCTTGCAACACAATACTGAGCAAGATCAGCTTCAACAAACCCGACTTGATACCAGTGATATGACTCCATAATTGATAAAATTTAAATGAAGATCGACGCTTTTGTCGCTTAAATGAAGAAGTTGGCGTAAGTTCTAAGCAAATTCCAGTAAAATGCTCAGAAAATTCTTGCCGACTCAATCGACATTGTCCTTTCGCAGGGTCATGTATAATGATTTTGCTATTTGGACCATCTCCGATAATTTTGGTAAGCACCACAAAGTGGTTCATATCCCAGTGCAAAATACAGGGTAAAGAGAGTTTGTATATTTCATTTAACGGGCACTGTAATGGACGGCAAGCTAGATTTAGTTGATTAGCAACATCCATCATTTGTTGCAAATTCATGCCACGCTGAGCAGCGTTAAACCGCTTGCCAATAGATACCAAGTCTATGGTGTGACCATAATAACTCGCGATCATCGCCAGTGATGCCAGCCCACATTCAGACATTTGGGTTTGATAGATTATAGGGACTGATTTAAACAGTGAGAAATTTAAAGGTATCCGTTCCTTTTCTTGCATCATAACTATTCCTGAGCCATCGCTCTGACTGATAAAAAGCAATAGTAGCTTAGTCCAATCGACAGTGATAATTGTGCTATCGCCACTACTATATTAGATCCATTGTTTAGTAATTCTACAGCGTAATAAAATGCAGGAAGTAGCGTTATCATCCATAAAAAATAATTAAAGCTCTTACGAGCAAACACATATATGCCGGACATTAGCATCAGAAAAACCATTGCATATATCGCTAAATAATACATATCCATCGTTCTAGACATACCAATTAAAAATGCCAGAATCAAAATCGCCATCAAGCAATAAAATAATTTGGCTTTGACAATAAACATACCTTTCTCCTAATTCAATAAATTAAATAAAGGGGGCGAACCCCCTAAAGTTTTTAGGCTATTCGCAGATAATGGTCGTTAACCTTCTGCTAGGCCTCGTTCAATCCCTTTCATAAAGCCATACAAATAAATATCGATTGCAATTCCGACGCCAATAATGACTGGCACAATGCCACCAGATACGTGATGTACTTCATTGATGTTTAATACTTTCATAATTTCTTCCTTATAAATTAATTTGAGATATAGTCATAACCAGCTTCTTCTCCTAGGTTATAAAGTGCATAACCTGCTGTGACTACCGCACCGATAGCAATAAGGCCTTTACCGACACCAATTAATATCGGGATAATGCCACCATTAACTTGCTGAATTTCAATAACATTTAACTCTTTCATTTTGCTTTCCTTGTCAATAATTCGATATCCATATCATATCGATTGTAAAATTAACCAACTCCGTTGGTCACATTCATGTCGCCCGAAATCACGACGAGCGGCACTTTTGCTTAAAGCCTTTTGCTAAACTAAATAGCTAAAATAAAAAGCTAAATGAATAGACCAAGTGACTAAAGCAAATTCCTTTTATTAATTTATTTTTCCCTTTAAGCTAATTAAGGGCTCTAACAACCATTCAAAAACCGCACGTTTTTCTAACTCTACATCAGCTTCAAATAGCATCCCGCTTCTTAATGCAAATGACTGACCATAGGCTGATACATATTGTTCATTTAAAGTAGCTTTAATTTGGTAACTTGGCTCTTGTAGCGCTATTGGCAATGCGACTTCATTGGGTAGCATAATTGACTGATCTATACTCTCAATATCACTATTGATCATGCCAAATTTTTGATAAGGGAAAGCATCAAACCTCAGTCTAGCGATATCTCCCTTTTGGATAAATCCAACGGCTCTACTTGGCACAAGTAAGGTCGCTACTAATTTGGCACCTGATGGTAATATATGCATTAAAGGCTTGCTCGAATCAATGGCCTCGCCCGCGACAACTTGCACCGATGTAATTTGGCCAGAGGTACTTGCTGTTACGGTATAGCGTTGTTGATTTTTCAATTGCATTAATCGATTTTTAATCTCGCTTTTATCACCTTCTAAAGCGTTAATTTTTGATAAGTATTGTTGCGGTAATACCTGCCATTGGTATTGTATTTCAGCCTGCTCGTTTTTATGGTTTAACATTAATCGCTGCAATACTAATTGCTCTTGCTTTATTTCAAGTAACAGCTGCTTTTGCTGTTTTTGATCTCGCTCGGAAACATGCCCCTGCTGGTACAGCTTCTCGAATTGAAGGTTTTGTTGATCGACAAGTACTTTTTTCTGTTCAAGAACATGCTGTTGTTTTACTAGGGCTTGTTGCTGTTGTTTTAAATACTGTTCACGTGTTTTAAGTTTATTTAATGTCGTTGTTTTTAATTGCTCTAGGTTTTCCTGCTCAAACGTCACTAACTGATATTTCGCTTCTAATTGAGTAATTAATTGCGCATTCAAATCACTGCTTTGCTCACTGTCTAATATTGTCGAGTTAGGATTAACAATTGTTGCCAAAGCTTGGCCACGCTTAACCTGTTCACCATTATCAACATGAAGTTGTCCGATGATTCCAAGTTGTGGAGAGAATACTTTGATTAGGCCTTTATCTGGATTGAGAAATCCACGCACAGTAGCTTTACGGCTATAGTTAGAAACGCTTAAGAACGTAATGATAAAAATAAAGATAGACAGCGTTACAAGCACGCAAAGCTTAAGTGAAAATGGTTGCGACAGAGAAACCGCTCCCGGCAATCTTTGGCTCTGACTTTGTAATACCTGTTTTCTAAATAAAGACATGGTAATTCATTCCTTGAACTCATCAATATTTATCTGCTACTTCGCTGTATCAGATAACTTTAATATAGGTCAATAAACAAACAATACAAATAAAAATGTCATATTTATAAAGGGACAGAGGAAAGTTAACGGAAAACCCAATCTTTGATTATGTGCTAAAAAAAGGAGTTAAAATACGGATTAGATAAAAGGGCTAAAGAAAAACAACAAAGCGAAGAATTAATTACTTAATTGACTGACTAGTTATTTGAAGAATAAAAAAATCCCGAATAAAAATTCGGGATTTTTCGAATTTGACCTACGTGTTTTTATTTATTTTAAAGTAAGTAAGTAATTAACAATATTTACGTAGTCATTTACAATGTCAGCACGACTTAATTCTTTTGCATTGACACGATATTTGCCGTTAACAATGATTGTAGGAACGCCAGTAAGTACGCGTTTTTTAGTCATTAGATCTTGGCTCTTTTTCATTTGCTTCGCTTTCGAGTTAACGCCAAAGCTATTCATTAGCTTTTCAAACTTTGCCGCATCAGCGCCAGTTTTCGCGACTAGTTCAACCAATTCAGGCAGTGTTGCCAGTGGTTTACGTTCTTTTTGTATTGCATTGAATATTGCAGCAATAATTAAGTCTTTTTGAGGAAACTCCTCTGCTGCAACTATGGTTTTGGTTAAACCAAACTGCACTTCAGGACTTGCTGCACGCATAAAATCAACATGATTTTTAACGAATGGCGTACCGTTAGGTAATGACGCTTCAATTTTATGCATTACCGGTTCATACGCTAAACAAGCAGGACAATAAAACGAGAAATACTCACGAACTTCGGGTTTTGCAGTGATCGTTTCATTTATAACCGTATAATGTTTACCAGCTTCGTAATCTGCTGCTAGTGCTGAAAACGGCATTAGTAGTGCCGCAAATATTATTCCTACAAACTTTTTCATTATGTTCTCTTAATCCTGTATATGATTGAACTTGGTATTATAGACCGCTTAAAGTTAGGCTTGGTTCATTTAGAATTGCAAATTGTTCTTTTAACATTAAAATTTGCTGTTCCCAGTACTTTTCAGTATTAAACCAAGGAAAATTTCTCGGAAACGCCGGATCTTCCCATCGCTTCGTTAACCAAGCCATATAATTTACTAATCTCATGGTTCTAAGCGATTCTATCAGTGATAGCTCTGAAAGTTCAAATGAAAAGAACTCTTCATAGCCCATTAACAATGTATCTAATTGTAACAATCTTTCCTGTCTGTCGCCAGAGAGCATCATCCAAAGGTCCTGAATTGCAGGTCCACTTCGACAATCGTCTAGGTCAACAAAGTGAGGGCCGGCATCTGTCCAAAGAATGTTGCCTGCATGGCAGTCACCATGCAAACGAATAAGCTTTTTCG is from Thalassotalea crassostreae and encodes:
- a CDS encoding peptidase domain-containing ABC transporter gives rise to the protein MMQEKERIPLNFSLFKSVPIIYQTQMSECGLASLAMIASYYGHTIDLVSIGKRFNAAQRGMNLQQMMDVANQLNLACRPLQCPLNEIYKLSLPCILHWDMNHFVVLTKIIGDGPNSKIIIHDPAKGQCRLSRQEFSEHFTGICLELTPTSSFKRQKRRSSFKFYQLWSHITGIKSGLLKLILLSIVLQGLALLSPYYMQWVIDEVVVSYDRSLLLVLAIGFGFIVIVSSVTKALRSWLTLRLSSQLNMQMGINVVNHLLRLPMQYFESRHVGDVVSRFGSLAQIRERIANGLVETFMDGVMSIAVLVVLFLYSVKLTCVVIVAMMVYLLLRLAIFTPFKQATATAIESSAKEQSNFLESIRGIQTIKLFANESQRQSLWQNRYSEVINAHIRVGRLSISFEFIKGLIFGIENIVLIYFAAMAVIANQLTLGMVLAFVAYKGQIIERFSNVIEQIIQFKMMRLHLERISDITLTPVEENLHGIATNEQCLGKLELDNVCFQFQQGLPPLLNGINLTVESNDCIAITGLSGSGKTTLMKIMLGLLKPTSGRVLLDGKDIMQIGLQNYRKTIASVMQDDTLLAGSIADNISFFDPQPDLEKVAKCAKHAAIDADIRQMVMGYNTLVGDMGASLSGGQIQRILLARALYKSPTMLFMDEATSHLDKANEMYISKQIQLLSMTRIIIAHRQETIAQVDKVYTLVDGKLSEQCTDAKIAV
- a CDS encoding class IIb bacteriocin, lactobin A/cerein 7B family: MKVLNINEVHHVSGGIVPVIIGVGIAIDIYLYGFMKGIERGLAEG
- a CDS encoding class IIb bacteriocin, lactobin A/cerein 7B family, encoding MKELNVIEIQQVNGGIIPILIGVGKGLIAIGAVVTAGYALYNLGEEAGYDYISN
- a CDS encoding HlyD family secretion protein: MSLFRKQVLQSQSQRLPGAVSLSQPFSLKLCVLVTLSIFIFIITFLSVSNYSRKATVRGFLNPDKGLIKVFSPQLGIIGQLHVDNGEQVKRGQALATIVNPNSTILDSEQSSDLNAQLITQLEAKYQLVTFEQENLEQLKTTTLNKLKTREQYLKQQQQALVKQQHVLEQKKVLVDQQNLQFEKLYQQGHVSERDQKQQKQLLLEIKQEQLVLQRLMLNHKNEQAEIQYQWQVLPQQYLSKINALEGDKSEIKNRLMQLKNQQRYTVTASTSGQITSVQVVAGEAIDSSKPLMHILPSGAKLVATLLVPSRAVGFIQKGDIARLRFDAFPYQKFGMINSDIESIDQSIMLPNEVALPIALQEPSYQIKATLNEQYVSAYGQSFALRSGMLFEADVELEKRAVFEWLLEPLISLKGKIN
- a CDS encoding thiol:disulfide interchange protein DsbA/DsbL, giving the protein MKKFVGIIFAALLMPFSALAADYEAGKHYTVINETITAKPEVREYFSFYCPACLAYEPVMHKIEASLPNGTPFVKNHVDFMRAASPEVQFGLTKTIVAAEEFPQKDLIIAAIFNAIQKERKPLATLPELVELVAKTGADAAKFEKLMNSFGVNSKAKQMKKSQDLMTKKRVLTGVPTIIVNGKYRVNAKELSRADIVNDYVNIVNYLLTLK